The Saprospiraceae bacterium genome includes the window TGGCTTTGTAAGTTGGAGCGGAGGTATGGCAGGTTTTGAAGGCGGAAATCGGAAGTCGGAAAGGCTCAGGAGCACCATTTTCCAACTTCCGATTTCCCACTTTTCCCACTTCCGACTTCTAACCTAAAAAACGGAGGACTATCAAATGCATCAAAAGTCCAATTACCTTAACTTACCCGAGGAAATTACAAAAGGCCGAAGTGGCAATGAATACCGCGATGAAGCGCTCAACTCCGTTTTTCATGCAGAAGGCAGGGCATTCAAAGACAAAGACAAGGACAAGTGGCAATACGAATACTTTATTAAGGATCATCCCGACCCTGCGGGTGCGGGACAAGCTCTATGTAATACCCATCTTTCAGTAGCTGACCTAAATAGAGATGGCTGTATTGATCCGCTGAGTGATCTGTCGGAGGTATTACAAGAAAATCACTATTATCCCTTCGGCTTGAATATGGATGGGCCCTGGGTCACGCCTTATCAAGAAGATCAAGATGGAAATCCTCTCTTGGATGATGATGAAAATCCGATTGTAGATCAGGATAAACTTAACAGGTACCAGTACAATTCAAAGGAATTAACTACTGATCTGGGCTTGAATTGGAATGATTATGGGATGCGGTGGTATGATCCCGCCATTGGAAGGTGGAATGCGGTGGATCCTTTGGCAGAAAGTATGTCAAGTTGGTCACCATATAATTACACCTATAGTAATCCGATGAGGTTTATTGACCCAAATGGGATGGCTCCCTTTGGTGATTATTATGGATCTAGTGGCCAATATCTTGGTAGTGATAGCAAAAATGATGATAAGGTCCATGTAATAGTTGATCAGCAGGAAACTAAAAATGTGAAAAAGGCCTTGAGGACAGCAAAGAAGAATAAGGTTGATCAAAGCTTTGTATTGGATAATGCTAACTTGTCATCCACCGTCACAATTAATAAAGATATTGTAAATGGCGTGGTCGCTTCTACCGAAGCAATGGCAAAAGAGACATCTAAGGGAGCTGGAGATGCAGGTCTTCATGAAGAAGGAGGGCATTCTGAAAATGGGAAAATAGTAAATTGGGAAGCTGGTCCCAAGAAAGATGGTAAAAGGGGAAAAGCTAGTATTTCTTTATTTAATGGCGTCGACAAACCAGATCCATCTAACCTTGAAGCTGTATGGCATGTACACACCAATAAAAAGACGCCAACTGGAAATGTAGTTGATGGTAAAGAGGAATATAGGGTTGGTGGTTCAGGACCTTCTACTTCTGGCCGGAATAATGATTTAGATGGTCACAAAAGATTGCAAGCAGTGGGTTTCAAAGGGGTCTCAATAGTTTCAGGAGGTAGTAGCAATACAGTTCATTTTTACAATGGTACTGGAAGCTACTTTTCTACTTCATTTTCTCGGTTCAAAAAAATGGGAAAGAATAGATGAAAAAGATCATATTTCTAGTTATATGGTTCCTAGTTATTAGTGGATGTAAAACCTCTTTTGAAAGGGTGCAACAACTTAGTACTGTTGATACTCAAAATATGAATCTTACAATATCAATTCGAGGTGCTTCTGTTCTTAAATCAGAAGTGAATATCAATTTAGTTGAGGTAATTGATTCTAATACCATATCGTTACAGCGTGATACTTTTTACGATATATTTTGTAAGAACCTGCTTTTTAGGGTCAGGAAAAGCTATATAGATGAATCTGATCAATCTTCCATAAGGTATGATGATAGGCGAGTAGGAAATGTAGTAAAGAAAGAATTACCCAAAGAGAGTTTTTCTTTCATACGAAAGTACTTCATTCTTGATACCGGTTTAGAAGATTTATATCTACTCCCAATAATTAAAGATTCTAAGTAATGTCTATTGCGAAGCGATGCGAGTTTCGACGAAGCGGCTGTACTATTTTTGTGTACAGCTACTGAGGAGAAAGAGCAGCGAGCCTGTCTGTCTAAAGCCAGATAAATGCGAATGTTTTGAGTACCGGTAATACTGCTGTTATTTCAAAGAAAGCTCTTAGGAATAATCCCAGGTATGCTCGTTATTTCTCCAGCTATGCGTAGTATGACAACTCCCTGCTGTGCGTAGTCTGATGATAGTCTGGGTCCCCCCCAGCTGTGCGTAGTATAACAGCCTTGCTAATCCTATCGATCCCGATGGTGAAAAAATCCTCCCTAGCTGTGCGTAGTATGACAACCCCCAGCCCTGCTAATCGTCGTTTGTAACGACGATGCCCTATCAAAGCTAGGGCATAAAGGCCATTAAGCCTGAAGCTCCGGCAGGCAGGCATTTCATCTACTCAATCGCAAGGGCCTGTATTCTGCCTATCCCATCAAAACAGCGAAGACGCTAGTCCTAACAGAAAGCAACATCTTGGCTTTAAAAACGCTCAGCAGCTGCGATCTAGCCGTATCGTACGCTGGCTAAGGCCGCATAATCTAAGGCAAGTCCAGTACATGGCAGGCCATCGCTACATCAGCACCACCGAAAAATACCAGCTCCACCAAGTAGAAGATTTACAAAAACAACTCAGTAAATATCATCCATTGTTAAATAAAACAACTAATTAATCCATAAAATCGTTAACTTTATGAGTACAATATTGATCTATAAAAAGACAAATCCAATGAGCACGGTAGAGCTTAGAAGTAGGATAGATGATTTTTTAAATCAGGTAGATGAGAACTTCCTTAAGGTGGTTCATGCCATGCTGGAAACTCAGATAGAAAACCAAGCTGAAGAAATAGTTGGTTATAGACCCGGAGGCGGAGCCATTACTGTATCTGACTTAGAAGAAAGCATTAGAATAAGCGAAGAGCAAATAGCCAGAGGAGAATGTTATACGATTGAAGAAGTACGGAAAGCAGCGGAAGGATGGTTAAGTACAAAGTAATGACAACGCAACGTGCGTTGGCAGAACTGAAAGAACTTGTAGATTATATTGCTTCTGATAGTTCAATAGATCACGCTCAAAAAGTAAGGGATGGTATTATAGATATTATTGCCAGCTTGGAAACTATGCCAGCCCGAAACGCTATACACCGAACAGCTACGAAAAAGAAATATACTTATCGATACGCTCCTAAATGGTCCTATAAAATTGTTTACCGAATAGAGGAAGAACCACCAACAGTGAATGTGGTAAGTATTTTTCATACAAGTCAACATCCTATAAGGTTAGATAAAATACTAGAGTAACCGAAAAAAAAGAGAGTAAATTGACCAGGCCAAGTAGATTGGAAGAGGTGTTGAAGGAGGCTCAATTACTATCCTTTTGGCTTGAATATGGACGGACCCTGGGCCAAGCAGTACCAGAAGGACGAGCAGGGGGAAACGGTTTTGGATGAAGAGGGGAATCCTGTGGTAGATCAGGATAAGTTGAATCGGTATCAGTATAATGGGAAGGAACTCACCGAGGATTTAGGGCTGAACTGGAATGATTATGGGGCGCGGTGGTATGATCTGGCTATTGGGAGGTGGAATGCGGTGGATCTGTTGGCGGAGAAACAAGCATCATATTATGCATGGCGGGAACAATGAGTGGTATAAAAGGACCAGTTTATCAAGTCATGGGGCGATTCAGTTCAAAGAGAATAAAACTGCAAACTTTTAATATCATCAAAAAGGGTTAGATATGAAAAACTGCTTTTTTTTCATCCTTATATTGATTAGTTATGCTCAATGTAAGGCCCAAGACGTTAAAGAACGAATGTATTTTGTCGATGAAGGACGAGTAGAAGCGTTTGATCTCGATAGAGAAATTGTAAAATTGTTTAGAAAGTTTGTTCTTAAAGTTAATAAGCAGGATGAAAATGAAATTTATGCCCCAAAGAGGGGTGAAATAAAAAAAAGATCGACCATTGAAGGAAGCAAGAAGGATGGGAAATGGGTGTTTAGTATAACTAAAATCGAGCACGACCTACAGGATGTTGAACAATTAATAGAACTTCTAAATATGCACTTTTATTCTTCTACAACTATTGCTCTAAATAATATTGATTCCGTTTATCTACCCGTTGAGTATTTTGACAGTTCGCAATTAGAAAAATTATAAATTACGCTTTTGGGGCATTTATATTTGCGCGAAGCTGCAAGAGTCTCGGGATGCTTTAGATGAAGTAGAAGTGGATCATGGAGATATTAAGACGCCAGAAAATCTGATTAACTATCTTTGGAAAAATCCAGATAGTAAAGCTGTGATAATCCCTCAAAATGAAAAATAAAATAACTAAAAATAGAGTGATTATTTTCTTTGTGGTGGCATTAGTCTTCATCATCAAATTTGTATACAATAGCTCTATACATAACTGGAGTCATTATTCTTCAACGATTGTTGATGCGGTGAAACATAATGTATTCATCAGTAAATATGATGTTATTGGTAAAGAAATTTATGAAGAAGCAAAATCAAATGATCTATGTCAATGCTTGTCAAAAGCTGAAATTTGGAAAGAAAATAAATGGGATATAAGACCAAAGTTTTTATTTTTTCATTCTATTAATAAGCAGGATAAGGAAGTGCTAGTTTTAAAACTTCCCGAGTGCTTTGATTTGTATAGCTCGAATCCTATTTATATTAGAATAGGTGACCAACGTTACAGTGGCTCAATGCGGGAAAATGGAGTAATTGGCCTTGAACACGAAGAAGGTGATTTTCCGAATGTTCTGAAACTAGTCATCTATAGTTCTAGAAAAAAAGATATCTGTTCGTTAACGATTACTACTGCAGCCGTTAATTTAGCCAACTAATTAATCGACAGGTAGCCGACCTCCAGCTATGCGTAGTATGACAACTCCCTGCTGTGCGTAGTCTGATAGTCCGGGTCCCCCCCCAGCTGTGCGTAGTATAACAGCCTTGCTAATCCTATCGATCCCGATGGTGAAAAAATCCTCCCTAGCTGTGCGTAGTATGACAACCCCCAGCCCTGCTAATCGTCGTTTGCAACGACGATGCCCTATATCAAAAGCCAGGGCACCGAGGTAGCTAGGAATAACCTGGCGAGGGCAGCTTTGAAGGGCTAAACTGGGGTACGTCCCCATGGGGCAGGAACTGGAGGTGGTTCCGATAGCAATCGGAAAACGCGAAATAATTGCCCTGGCCTTCGGTACGGGGTAAACTGGTAGGCGGGTAAGGCAGGGCGTTTCTAAGTAAATATTGTGCAAAAAAAGAGGCTTGCAGTGACGGTTATCCATTAGGTAGGTAAAGCTGTGAGCCTCTTTTGGTTTATCGAAAGGCTGCCGTCTTTTGACTGGGTATATTGTGGTGTGAGGGATTTATCAATCAGACTAGCTTTTGCTTCAACGCTGTTTTAATCAAAAAGGCATCGAGGAACGCTTTCACTAGGTATTTTTTATCCGATGGTAATTGTTCTATTCTTTTAAAAAGGTCTATTCTATTGTGGGGAGGTATTTGGGCCATTCGGCTTTTTTGAAGGATTGGAATTCTAGGAGTTGGGTGGTGGTTTGGGTTTGGTAGAGGGAGTTGATGGTGGTTTGTAATGTTGTTTTGGATGGGAGGGGGGCGGTTGGGAATAGGGAGAGGATTAGGATTAGGGTTTTCATTTTGGTTGGTTTTGAAGGTGAAATACTTTGGGTTGCAATTAGTGCTTTGTACTTTTTCCTTGATGAAAAAGTACCAAAAAATCAAGGCTGTGGATATTTTGCTAAAAATTGGGACGGCAGGCCCGCTCGATACCCAAGCGTTCACTGAATCTGATTGGTGATGGGGGAATATGCTTTTGATTTTTTCGGGTATTGAAGGTTTTTTTCTTTCTCTTGTGGTTCACTCGTGGGTCTCTCTTTTGGCTATCGCGCG containing:
- a CDS encoding RHS repeat-associated core domain-containing protein translates to MDGPWAKQYQKDEQGETVLDEEGNPVVDQDKLNRYQYNGKELTEDLGLNWNDYGARWYDLAIGRWNAVDLLAEKQASYYAWREQ
- a CDS encoding type II toxin-antitoxin system RelE/ParE family toxin, coding for MTTQRALAELKELVDYIASDSSIDHAQKVRDGIIDIIASLETMPARNAIHRTATKKKYTYRYAPKWSYKIVYRIEEEPPTVNVVSIFHTSQHPIRLDKILE
- a CDS encoding RHS repeat-associated core domain-containing protein, whose amino-acid sequence is MHQKSNYLNLPEEITKGRSGNEYRDEALNSVFHAEGRAFKDKDKDKWQYEYFIKDHPDPAGAGQALCNTHLSVADLNRDGCIDPLSDLSEVLQENHYYPFGLNMDGPWVTPYQEDQDGNPLLDDDENPIVDQDKLNRYQYNSKELTTDLGLNWNDYGMRWYDPAIGRWNAVDPLAESMSSWSPYNYTYSNPMRFIDPNGMAPFGDYYGSSGQYLGSDSKNDDKVHVIVDQQETKNVKKALRTAKKNKVDQSFVLDNANLSSTVTINKDIVNGVVASTEAMAKETSKGAGDAGLHEEGGHSENGKIVNWEAGPKKDGKRGKASISLFNGVDKPDPSNLEAVWHVHTNKKTPTGNVVDGKEEYRVGGSGPSTSGRNNDLDGHKRLQAVGFKGVSIVSGGSSNTVHFYNGTGSYFSTSFSRFKKMGKNR